The following is a genomic window from Polaribacter atrinae.
AATACCAACAATAATTAATCCTTTTTTAGAAGTAACTAATTTTAGTAGAAGACCAATTAACATGGGGTTTAAACCACCACCAGAACTACCGCCAGAAGAGGCGCCTCTTCTATCTTCTACATTAGAACTTTTTCTATTTCCTTTCCACTTCATAAAATATCATTTTAAAAAGATAAATTTACTGTTTATTTCTATTTAATTCTTTTAGATTGTGTAGAAAAAGAAAGCCCTTGCTGACCTTTTGTAGAGTTCATGATTCCTTCAAATAAAGGTTCTGGACAATCTTTAGGTATTTTCCATTCGAAAATAAAATTAGAACCGGTTTCTCCATTTTTTTCTACTTCATCAATGATTATTTCTGTAGTTTCTAATGGTGCCAAAAAGATTGTTTTATCAAAATAAGAATGAACGGATTTCCCCTTTGTATCATAATATTCTGCTTTTAATAAATAGATGGTATCTGTGTCACTTGTATTTCTTATACTAACCATAGCTGTTAGACTATGAGTTTTATGTTCTGATATACTATAAATTTGAGAGTACACAGAAAGGTAAGATTTACCGTATTCTAAAGAATCTTTTGTATTGATTGCTAAATGTTTTT
Proteins encoded in this region:
- a CDS encoding DUF3124 domain-containing protein; its protein translation is MKNYTLLIILSLTLLSCNNQKEESSVDFKNWSKKHLAINTKDSLEYGKSYLSVYSQIYSISEHKTHSLTAMVSIRNTSDTDTIYLLKAEYYDTKGKSVHSYFDKTIFLAPLETTEIIIDEVEKNGETGSNFIFEWKIPKDCPEPLFEGIMNSTKGQQGLSFSTQSKRIK